TTCTCAGAGGGCAGCAATGGTTGGAGAGTTTCAATATCCTCGGCGACACTCGCCCGATCCGAAGAACCATCGCAGCCAGCCACCTCCCAACGCAGACCAGTGCTGGCATGGCTCCACGTCACTTCACAGGCCGTCCAAGGCTTCAGCACACGGTAGATACCCACATCGAGAGACCAAGGAGAAGGGCTGTACGCGTCCCCGGGGTCCAAATCTTCTACATGGTCATTCTGCACCAATAATAAAGTGGCAGAGACGATAGAGGACCCCGCGGGGATAGGACGGAGGTCGAATTTAATCAGTGTCCGTCTCGAGCGGTCGTACCGCACAAACAGGCGGATATCTGTGCACCGTTGCGTGGTAGGAGCGATATCCACCGTGGTATCCTCGACCCCGACATAACTGCTGCTGGGGCTGACGCCGTATTGGAAAGCCATCACAGCGGGCGGAGCAGGAGGCGTTTGCGTGAGTGTCGGGGTAGCCGTGGGTGTCGGTGAGGGGCCTGGGGTATGAGTGAGTGTATGAGTAGGCGTTGGGCTCGGCGTCACCGGCGTGGGCGTCCAGGTGATGGTGGGCGTGGGGCTCGGCGTCACCGGCGTGGACGTCGAGGTGACGGTGGGCGTCGGGCTCGGTGTCACCGGCGTGGACGTAGAGGTGACGGTGGGCGTCGGGCTCGGCGTCACCGGCGTGGGCGTCCAGGTGATGGTGGGCGTCGGACTCGGCGTCACCGGCGTGGACGTAGAGGTGACGGTGGGCGTCGGGCTCGGTGTCGCTGTGCTTGTGGTCGTAGGCGACGCCGTTGCAGTGGACGTCGCCGTGGGGGTCGGGGATGATGTTGCCGTTCGCGTCGGTATAGGTGTGGACGTAGGCGTATGCGTCGGACCGGGTGTGACCGTCCCCACCACGATCATCCCATCTACCTGAGTTGGATACAGACCTACTCCATCGCGAGTGGAGCCTTTCACATAGTAGAAATCCAAGGCCGTGGTCCCAGGAGCAAGTCCAGAGAAGGTGATGGAGCAGACACGCCCCGTGCCAGTAAAGGGTTCCGCAGGGTTAATGTTCGTGACCACGTACCAGACGGTGCCAGTGATATTGTCGGCCTGGTTCTTGACAATGAAGTGATTTATGGGGTCAAAGACCTCCCAGAGAGGCGTAACCTGCCCGGAGGGCACGTTCACCAAAGTCTTGTCGAAGGAGAGGCGGAAGTCGAGACCATAGTAGTTCCCCACGTTCTCCAGCCAGACCTCCACTGTTACATTTCCTCCTACATCCACAGTGGCTGGTGAGGGGAGGATTTTGATCACGCCGGGCAAGTCTTGGGGACTCACCTCTTCTGACGCCGTGGTAGATCGCGATAGGAGGCTCAAAAAGAGCGCCACAGCCAACAAGCCAAACGCCACAGTGAGCGATACAATGGATATTCGCCTCTTCTGTAATCGTGTCGCCTTGTATTCTTCTAATCCATCTCTATTCTTTGCCATTTCGTTTCAGCCGAGCCATATAGAGAACGCAAGTGCGCAGACACGGCACAGGAAAGGCAATTCCAAATGACAGAGGAGGTGACTCTGAAAATCCCTTCCCCAAAACCTCGCACCATAAGACCAAGAAGAAGGCTGAGTGTATCACCCAGCCTTCTCGTCACAGCCCGACCGGGTATACTTTCCACCACGCCCCGGTCCCTACATCCCCACTGCTTTCTTCCAAATGATGGGCAGGTACAGATAGAAGCGATGCGCTGGTGGCGACCCCACCTCTATCGCACCGCCCAATTGCCTCGGATAGAGAGGGTCTCCATCGCGAGTGGACCCCTTGGCATAATAGAAATTCAGAGCCGTGGTGCCAGTAGTGAGCCCAGAGAAGGTGATGGAGCAGAGCCGCCCTGTGCCCGTAAACGGCCCAGCCGGGTTCAGATTGGTAACGGCATACCAGATGGTACCATTCTCGCTGTCCGCCTGGTTCTTGATGATGAAGTGGTTCACGGGGTCGAAAAGTTCCCAAAGAGGCGTTACCTGCCCTGAGGGAACGCTCACCAGGTTCTTATCAAAGGAGAGGCGGAAATCAATGCCATAGTAATTTCCGACGTCCATCAACCAGACTTCCACCGTCACGTTTCCGCCTACGTCTACCGTGGCCAGAGAGGGGCGAATCTGAATAACGCCGATGTTGCTCGCATCATAGGCCACTGCTTCTGCGGCGGGGTATCCCTCGGTGCAAAGGACGGCCAAGCCCAAGAAAATCAGGGATGCCAGGCAAAGCGCTGCCCCAATGATCCCTTTGAATTTGGCTTGTTGCACTCGTATCATCGCCATATATCCCAAAAGGTGAATGTGCGAAAGGCAGCCGGTGCACCTCCGCCCGATGTGGTGTTCACCAAAATCACCGGCAAGTAGAGTTCATACCGCGGTCGCGCATACCCAAACAGCACAGCCACTGCCTGATAATCGGTTACCAGTTCCACTGGCACGGGATCAAGGGGCGTAGTCCGCCGGTATCCGCTCAGGACATGATTTCTATCGCTCACAGTAACCAGGTACTGGCCCCGAGGCAGGTTGGTGAAAGAGAAGAAGCCGTTGGCTTTGGTTGTAGTAGTAGAGACCAGGATTTGATCAGCGATGGTAACTATTCCACTTGAACCCTCGTTGCGATACAGATCCACTGTTACGTTGCCGATGCCCTGCTCGTTCCAATCGAAGGCCCCGTTATAGTTGACATCCTCCCAGACCACCCCATCAATCACGCCTGAAGGGGGCGGTGTGATACTCGGTGTGGACGTGATGGTTGGCGTGTGGGTCGGTGGAAGCGTGTGCGTAGGAGTTGGGCTGTAGATTGGCGTATGAGTTCGTGTAGGCGTCTGCGTCGGTGTATGAGTAGGTGTGCTCGTCGCTGTCGGTGACGGAGTTACAATGTTACAGGCTAAGTTCACATTTTGGCCTGGTGGATGAGCACAAGTCCAATTGTACCACGACCAGCAAGTACCGCCGTCGGGCGTGCGCAATAGGAAGGTGACGTTAGACCCTGCGTAGCAGCACACCTGCATCTGATACCACCCGTTAGTCTGACTGGTCTGCCCTGTGCCCACCAACATCCCTAGAGACCAAGCCTGGATCTGGGTGTAAAGTGGTGCGGGCTGCCCATTGATCGTGACATAGCCCTGGACGGTGCTACATGGCGGTGTGCTCGTGGGTGTGGAGGTGGCAGTGGGAGTGTTCGTCGGCGTATGGGTTGGAGTATAGGTCGGGGTGTGTGTGGGCGTCTCAGTAGGCGTCGCTGTCGGCGAAGGAGTATGGGTTGGGGTTTCCGTAGGCCCCCGCACTACAATCTGCCCATCTACCAGCGCTGGCCAGAGAGCCGCTCCATCACGGGTGGAACCCTTGGCGTAGGTGAAGTGCAAGGCCGTGGTTCCGGGGGCCAGGCCAGAGAACGTAACGGAGCAGATTCGCCCCGTACCTGTGAACGGCTCAGCAGGGTTAATGTTTGTTACCGCGTACCACACGGTGCCATTTGCATTGTCGGCCTGGTTCTTGATGATGAAATGGTTGACGGGGTCAAAAACCTCCCAAAGAGGCGTTACCTGCCCCGAAGGAACGCTCACCAGGTTCTTATCAAAGGAGAAGCGAAGGTCAAGACCGTAATAGTTTCCCCCATTTTCCAGTAAGATGTCCACCGTTACATTGCCCCCCACATCTATTGTGGCCGAGGGGGGAGAAATCCGGAGCGTGCCCGGGAGGTCCAAAACGTCAACATCATCCGACGCCAGGGTAGATGGAGGTAGTAGATCCATGAAAAACACCGTTGCAAGCAAAACGAACCCTAAAATGACTGGTACTGTGTACAACTTTCTGCGCTGGACGGTTGTTGGGCTGCGATTTTCCATCTTCTCCATATTTCCCCGCTTTCTCCATGAAAGTAGCAGTCAAACTACGGGACTATGCCCATGGGACAGGGCTGGTGCACAGATAGTTGCCTGCGGCGATGACCATATCCACGATGTCCACCACCCCGTCTGCATTGATGTCTGCACGTTCTGTCAATGGGTCCACACTCATATCGTACTTGCCACCGATGATGCTCATATCGAGGATATCAATCTCATCGTCATCGTTTGCATCTCCCCCCAGCAGTTTCACCGTGGGGAGCACATTTTCCCCTCGGACGGGCGTCACCGCGCGCTGTGCATCCAGGTAGCGAGCCATCTCTACCGCGATGGTGTACGAATCCACAGGCAAGGTCAGGGTATACCAACCGCCCATGTCGGTGGTATCGCCAACACTGAGGGGCAAGGCTGTTACCTCTGCCCCGCTCCAATCGGTTCGTCCCTGCAATTCTACCTGTCCGGTGATGATTGCCTTGGGAAGGACTCGGATAGTCCCCGGAATCACCGTCGGTATCATCCGCTCTCCATCTCGGGATGCCAGGCGCGGATCGGAGATGTCCACAGTGGCCGTGTCCGGGAGTGTGGGAGGGCTTTTCCCAACGAACTGGACCCATGCGATGGGTCCTGAGCCTGTGACCGGGGGCGCGGGCCGCAGTTGCGTGGCCGCGAAATGAACAGTGCCCGCCACATTGTCTATTGTGGCCGACCACTGTGGTGGAGTGTAACCGGGGTTCAGGAAAGTGTCGTCAAACCCCGCCCCCTGCGCCTCCAAGAGATCGGGATCGAACGTCAGCACGAACTGATAGCCGTACACATTCTCACAAGTGAGGACAATGGTGACGGTGATCGCGCCATCGGCCTCCATGATCTCACCGGGAGGCGGAACCTGAACCTGGATTTCAGGTCCCGATTGCGCTCCCGCACAGACCACTCCCAGACTCATGATGAGAGAGACCAACACGAACACACCGACCAGCAAGGCCAGCCAGGGGTCTGGTTGTCTTCTGACATCCGACATGTTCTCCCACCCCTTCGTGTGCTATGTTGATTGCTTCGCCTTGCGCCGCACGACCCACACGATGATCGCAAGGACCAGCACGAGGACAGCGACCTCCAAAAGGAATGAGGTAGAAGGCCCGCCCGTGGCAGGAGGCGGTTCGCTGATCGGGGTCGGAGAGGGCGCGGCGCGCGTCGGCGAAGGCTGGCTCACCTCCGCAACGATGACTGGCGTGGCCGTGGGAGCGGGAACCGCCGTCCTTGCCGGTGTTGGGGTGGGCGGTGGCTCCGTGGGAGCAGTCGTCTGAGTCGGCAGCGGTGTGTCGGTGGGCGCGGGTGAGGTGGTCTCTTCGGCAGGCGCAGCGGTAGTCGGCGCTTCGGTGAGTATAGATGTTGGGCTCGCTGCTGGCGCCTGCGTGGGCACCCCTACCGTTGGCTGAGGTGGTGGCGGGGCCTCGGTCGGTGTGGGTGGCGCTTGCGCAGCCTCTACCACTCGAATCTCGCTGTCTGTGGTAGATGCGGGGATGGTTTCGCCTGTGCGCGTTGCCATCTTCTGGTAGGTGATGGTCAGTGGGCTACTGGCGACCGCGCGCTTTCCCTTGAAAGTGATGATATATGCAGTGCCACTGCCGTTCACCGCCTCGCTGGGGTTCAGTTGCGTCAGCGCAAACCAGATGGTGCCTTTCTCGTTGTCGGCGGTGTTGCGGATGACGAAGTCCACGCTCAGCAGATCGCCGGGCCGGACTTGGACGCCATCGGTGGTTGGATCGGCATCCACCACTTCCACGACTGAAGGGTCGAAACTGAGGCGGATGTCCAGCCCATAGAGGTCGCGCACATTCTCCACGCGGACCTCCACGGCCGCGGTTTGTCCCTCCCCGACCAGTGCCGGAGCGGGAATGAGATGGATCAGGGTAGTCTGTTGAGCCAAAACGCCACTCGTGCCAAGGAGCATGATGCAGAGGAGCACACAAACACAGGACGAAGTCTTGACCAAGATAGGTCGCATGATTCCATCCCCTTCGTGGTTGTTCTTAGCGCATAGATGTAGGGAGTGGCGGTCTCCGCCACCCCTCTCGATGGGTCTCACGACTTGGTGAAGCGGTCAAAGAGCACGCAAGTGTGGGGGCGACAGTCGCGCTGTCGCCCCCATACCCGGTACATTCTCACGCCCAGGGCACTGGGCTGGAGAGATCGTAGTTCCCCGCCGCCAGCACCAAGTCCAGGATGTCCACCATGTTGTCCGCGTTGATGTCCGCTCGTGGGTCGGTGATGTCGCTGCCAGACTTGCCAAATTGGCCACCGATGATGGTCAGGTCCGAGATATCAATAGTGTCGCTGTCGTCCGCATCGCCGCCCAGCAACTTCACCGTCCCCAGGTCCAGCGTCTCGCCCCCTACCACCACATCCTTGTAAGCATCCAGGTAGCGGGTCATCTCCACCGTGAACTTGTAGGTGTCATCCGTCATGTTGGCGAAAGAGTACGTGCCCCATGCCCCAGTGGTGTACGGCGCCGGATCATACCCGTAGGTCTGTCCAGGCTCCGGGTCTACCACCGCTCCAGAGTCGTTGTCTCGACCCTGCAGGTCCACCACACCGCTCACCGTCGTCGTGCCCAGGATGAGCACCGAGTCGTCGGTTACCGAGTCCACGTAGATGTTGATGCCACCCTTCGCGCCCAGCCTGACCGAAGCATCCTGGAGGTCAATGGTGGCGCTCTGAGAAGACCCCGAGATGTCCTGAGCCTGGAAGGTGATCCCCAAGATCACCCCGCCCGTGGCATCGTACTCCGCATCCGGCGCTTGGCGAGAGTAGTGATAGTGCACCGTACCCGCAACGTTGTCGTAGGTCTTGACGGATTCACCACTGGCCTTGAAGTCACCATCGGCCAGGGAGACCACCTGCAGTTTGGTCGGATCAAAGGTCAGGTCGAATTGGACGCCATACAGATGGTGGGTGTCGGTTTTGATGTAAGCAGTGAAGTTCTCGCCCTCGCGGACTGTCGCAGGAGCATCCACATAGAGTTTCCCGAACACCCAGGGATCGTAGTCCACGGATCCACTTACACCGTCACCGTTAGTGCCCGTAGGACCGTCAATGTCTCCCCACTCGTTGTACTCGGCAATAACACTGGTCGCACCGCCGTTGTTGATGCCATAGGCAGTGTTGGAACGGAAAGCGTTGCCGTAGACCTGCACCGTCCCGCTGGGAGTGGCGGTAAACTCGATCCCGTCTGAACCGTTCTCGTGGACATAGTTGTCTACCACCTTCAGCCCGGTGACTGCCCCCGCGAAGTACATGCCATCGGCTGGCCAGTTTCGGATCTCGCAGTCCCGCACCCACA
This genomic interval from Chloroflexota bacterium contains the following:
- a CDS encoding DNRLRE domain-containing protein, yielding MAKNRDGLEEYKATRLQKRRISIVSLTVAFGLLAVALFLSLLSRSTTASEEVSPQDLPGVIKILPSPATVDVGGNVTVEVWLENVGNYYGLDFRLSFDKTLVNVPSGQVTPLWEVFDPINHFIVKNQADNITGTVWYVVTNINPAEPFTGTGRVCSITFSGLAPGTTALDFYYVKGSTRDGVGLYPTQVDGMIVVGTVTPGPTHTPTSTPIPTRTATSSPTPTATSTATASPTTTSTATPSPTPTVTSTSTPVTPSPTPTITWTPTPVTPSPTPTVTSTSTPVTPSPTPTVTSTSTPVTPSPTPTITWTPTPVTPSPTPTHTLTHTPGPSPTPTATPTLTQTPPAPPAVMAFQYGVSPSSSYVGVEDTTVDIAPTTQRCTDIRLFVRYDRSRRTLIKFDLRPIPAGSSIVSATLLLVQNDHVEDLDPGDAYSPSPWSLDVGIYRVLKPWTACEVTWSHASTGLRWEVAGCDGSSDRASVAEDIETLQPLLPSEKRVIAWSVTNMVRDWVANPATNYGMILIGTGNKQEFWFASSDYCYGDYAQRRPKLVVNYYLPTPTPTATPTSTPTGTHTPTPTPTYTPRPGSITGMVWEDLDGNGIVDPDEANLGLPGAVIRLWNSAKTQELRPAYTTQRDGRFAFFDVAPGIYVVTEDNPPGYLSTTTDRVGVMVISDMVTIGVNFGDRWAGDTPTPSPTPSPPYHALLPILVNNIWQ